One Vibrio taketomensis DNA window includes the following coding sequences:
- the lnt gene encoding apolipoprotein N-acyltransferase — protein MISKLVHRLKRPVGAAFVGALTTFAFAPYQVWPLAFISVAALLWLLNGQSAKKAAWIGYAWGIGQFTTGISWVHISIDTFGGMPKIASVFLMAMLIGYLAIYPALFAGLLNRFAPQNNRTRFFILAPALWLISDWLRGWVMTGFPWLWLGYSQIDSPMASFAPIGGVELITLLIVMSAAGICYAIINKRWLTLILPAIILATGFGLRNIQWVTPDPDSNTSFALIQGNIDQTLKWQPSQRGPTINKYTDLSVANWDADIIVWPEAAIPAFEYEVQPFLKSLDSTARANSSAVITGVVNRDNQRRFYNSILSVGSTAYGDYNYDLSKRYHKHHLLPFGEFVPFEDFLRPIAPFFNLPMSSFSRGAYIQPNIDANGKQLAPALCYEIIFGEQVRENIDDNTDFILTLSNDAWFGHSIGPLQHMEIARMRALEFGKPVIRSTNNGLTAVTDYKGNITAQIPQFETGVLRARVSSTKGQTPYHGVGSWPLYIWVVLCLALTWRMRRQSK, from the coding sequence ATGATTAGTAAGCTAGTTCATCGCCTCAAGCGGCCCGTTGGGGCCGCTTTTGTTGGCGCCTTAACAACGTTCGCATTTGCCCCATACCAAGTCTGGCCTTTAGCCTTCATTAGTGTTGCTGCACTTTTATGGTTACTGAATGGTCAATCAGCCAAAAAAGCAGCTTGGATTGGTTACGCTTGGGGTATTGGTCAGTTCACTACCGGCATTAGCTGGGTTCATATCAGTATTGATACCTTTGGCGGAATGCCTAAGATTGCCAGCGTATTTTTAATGGCCATGCTGATTGGCTACCTCGCGATTTATCCGGCTTTATTCGCGGGTCTGCTAAATCGCTTTGCCCCGCAAAATAATCGCACCCGCTTCTTTATTCTTGCACCCGCATTGTGGCTAATTAGTGACTGGCTGCGTGGCTGGGTAATGACGGGTTTTCCGTGGCTATGGCTTGGCTACAGCCAAATAGACTCGCCGATGGCAAGCTTTGCACCAATTGGTGGCGTAGAATTAATTACCTTACTGATTGTAATGAGTGCGGCAGGGATCTGCTATGCAATCATCAACAAGCGATGGCTCACGCTCATTCTACCTGCGATCATTCTGGCGACTGGTTTTGGGCTACGCAATATTCAATGGGTGACACCGGATCCCGATAGCAATACAAGCTTTGCTCTGATTCAAGGCAACATTGACCAAACACTAAAATGGCAACCAAGCCAACGCGGTCCAACCATCAATAAATATACTGATCTCTCGGTTGCAAACTGGGATGCAGATATTATTGTTTGGCCGGAAGCGGCTATTCCAGCGTTTGAATACGAAGTTCAACCTTTCCTAAAAAGCTTAGATAGCACGGCAAGAGCCAATAGTAGCGCTGTCATTACCGGCGTGGTCAACCGCGATAATCAACGCCGTTTCTACAACAGTATTCTCTCCGTAGGCTCAACTGCATACGGTGACTACAACTACGATCTATCCAAGCGTTATCACAAACATCATCTATTGCCATTTGGTGAGTTTGTACCGTTTGAAGATTTTTTGCGCCCGATTGCGCCATTCTTCAATCTACCGATGTCATCATTTAGTCGTGGTGCGTACATTCAGCCAAATATCGATGCCAATGGTAAACAGCTCGCACCAGCGTTGTGTTATGAAATCATTTTTGGTGAACAAGTCCGTGAGAACATCGATGACAACACCGATTTCATTTTAACGTTGTCTAATGATGCTTGGTTTGGCCACTCGATTGGGCCACTACAACATATGGAAATCGCGCGCATGCGTGCCCTAGAATTTGGTAAACCGGTGATTCGTTCAACCAACAATGGTTTAACCGCGGTTACCGATTACAAAGGCAACATCACAGCGCAAATTCCTCAGTTTGAAACTGGTGTATTACGTGCACGAGTCAGTTCAACGAAAGGTCAAACACCTTACCATGGCGTTGGCAGCTGGCCACTCTATATCTGGGTTGTATTATGCCTTGCGTTGACATGGCGCATGAGAAGACAATCTAAATAA
- the crr gene encoding PTS glucose transporter subunit IIA — MGLFDKLKKLVSDDSADVGAIEIVNIEDVPDVVFAEKIVGDGIAIKPTGDKMVAPVNGTIGKIFETNHAFSIESDDGVELFVHFGIDTVELKGEGFKRIAEEGQTVKAGDTVIEFDLALLEEKAKSTLTPVVISNMDEIKELNKLSGSVTVGETPVLRITK, encoded by the coding sequence ATGGGTCTGTTTGATAAACTTAAGAAGCTAGTATCTGATGACAGCGCAGATGTTGGTGCTATCGAAATCGTAAACATTGAAGATGTGCCAGATGTAGTGTTCGCAGAGAAAATCGTTGGTGACGGTATTGCTATCAAACCAACTGGCGACAAGATGGTAGCTCCTGTAAACGGTACTATCGGTAAAATCTTCGAAACTAACCACGCATTCTCTATCGAATCTGACGACGGCGTTGAGCTATTCGTTCACTTCGGTATCGACACTGTTGAACTTAAAGGCGAAGGCTTCAAACGTATCGCTGAAGAAGGCCAAACAGTTAAAGCTGGTGACACTGTTATCGAATTCGATCTAGCACTTCTTGAAGAAAAAGCTAAGTCAACTCTAACTCCTGTTGTTATCTCTAACATGGACGAAATCAAAGAGCTAAACAAGCTTTCTGGTTCAGTAACTGTTGGTGAAACGCCAGTACTACGAATCACTAAGTAA
- the corC gene encoding CNNM family magnesium/cobalt transport protein CorC (CorC(YbeX) belongs to the Cyclin M Mg2+ Exporter (CNNM) family, and was characterized as belonging to a set of three proteins, at least one of which must be present for CorA to function.), producing the protein MNEDNSPSSVEGKKEKSEGPSRKSFFERLGQLFQGEPKDRQELVDVIRDSEVNDLIDHDTRDMLEGVMEIAEMRVRDIMIPRSQMVTVERTDNLDALVALITDAQHSRYPVISEDKDHVEGILLAKDLLKYLGSNSAEFDIEQVIRPAVVVPESKRVDRLLKEFREERYHMAIVVDEFGGVSGLVTIEDILEEIVGDIEDEFDDEEELDIRQLSKHTFAVKALTTIEEFNETFGTSFSDEEVDTVGGLVMTTFGHLPSRGEIVEIEGYSFKVTAADNRRVVQLQVTVPDEEQLTQPIEE; encoded by the coding sequence ATGAACGAAGACAATTCGCCCTCGTCTGTAGAAGGTAAGAAAGAAAAATCTGAAGGTCCGAGTAGAAAGTCCTTCTTTGAACGCCTAGGTCAACTATTTCAAGGTGAACCAAAAGATCGCCAAGAGCTTGTCGATGTAATTCGCGACTCTGAAGTCAATGACCTGATTGACCACGACACCCGTGATATGCTTGAAGGTGTAATGGAAATCGCCGAAATGCGTGTACGTGACATTATGATCCCGCGCTCGCAAATGGTTACCGTTGAACGCACTGATAATCTAGATGCTCTTGTAGCACTAATTACCGATGCTCAACACTCTCGCTACCCAGTAATTAGCGAAGATAAAGACCATGTGGAAGGCATTCTACTAGCGAAGGACCTACTTAAGTACCTAGGTTCAAACAGTGCAGAGTTCGATATCGAACAAGTGATTCGTCCTGCAGTGGTTGTTCCTGAAAGCAAACGTGTTGACCGTCTACTCAAAGAATTCCGTGAAGAACGCTACCATATGGCGATCGTAGTGGATGAATTTGGTGGTGTGTCAGGCCTAGTAACCATTGAAGATATCCTAGAAGAAATCGTTGGCGACATCGAAGATGAATTCGACGATGAAGAAGAACTGGATATCCGTCAGCTAAGCAAACACACCTTTGCTGTAAAAGCTCTCACCACTATTGAAGAGTTCAACGAAACGTTTGGAACTTCGTTCAGTGATGAAGAAGTGGATACCGTTGGTGGTTTAGTTATGACAACATTTGGCCACCTACCTTCTCGCGGTGAAATCGTTGAGATCGAAGGTTACAGCTTTAAAGTAACCGCTGCCGACAACCGTCGCGTAGTGCAGTTACAAGTCACTGTGCCAGATGAAGAGCAGTTAACTCAACCAATTGAAGAGTAA
- the miaB gene encoding tRNA (N6-isopentenyl adenosine(37)-C2)-methylthiotransferase MiaB, with protein sequence MSKKLLIKTWGCQMNEYDSSKMADLLNAANGYELTEDPDEADVLLLNTCSIREKAQEKVFHQLGRWKTLKDKKPGVVIGVGGCVATQEGDHIRERAPFVDVIFGPQTLHRLPEMIKQSQLDEAPVMDISFPEIEKFDRLPEPRAEGATAFVSIMEGCSKYCTYCVVPYTRGEEVSRPMDDVLYEIAQLAEQGVREVNLLGQNVNAYRGLTHDGEICSFAELLRLVAMIDGIDRIRFTTSHPLEFTDDIIAVYEDTPELVSFLHLPVQSGSDRILTMMKRPHTAIEYKSIIRKLRKARPDIQISSDFIVAFPGETDKDFQDTMKLIKDVDFDMSFSFIFSPRPGTPAADYPCDLSEEVKKERLYELQQTINSQAMRYSRLMLGTEQRVLVEGPSKKNLMELRARTENNRVVNFEGSADLIGQFVDVKIVDVFANSLRGELVRTEKDMDLRSVISPMQMMAKTRREDELGVATFTP encoded by the coding sequence ATGAGTAAGAAACTGCTAATTAAAACTTGGGGTTGCCAGATGAACGAATACGATTCATCGAAAATGGCCGACCTGCTTAACGCTGCAAACGGCTACGAGCTAACAGAAGACCCTGATGAAGCAGACGTACTTCTACTTAACACCTGTTCGATCCGTGAAAAAGCACAGGAAAAAGTTTTCCACCAGCTTGGCCGTTGGAAGACACTAAAAGATAAAAAACCAGGTGTTGTGATCGGTGTTGGCGGTTGTGTGGCAACTCAAGAAGGTGACCACATTCGTGAGCGTGCACCATTTGTTGACGTAATTTTTGGTCCACAAACACTGCACCGTCTGCCAGAGATGATCAAGCAATCTCAACTAGACGAAGCGCCTGTAATGGATATTTCATTCCCTGAGATCGAAAAGTTTGACCGTCTGCCAGAACCTCGCGCGGAAGGTGCAACTGCATTCGTTTCAATCATGGAAGGTTGCTCTAAATACTGTACTTACTGCGTAGTACCTTACACTCGTGGTGAAGAAGTTAGCCGTCCAATGGATGACGTACTTTACGAAATCGCGCAACTTGCAGAGCAAGGCGTACGTGAAGTTAACCTGCTGGGTCAAAACGTAAACGCATACCGCGGTCTGACTCACGATGGCGAAATCTGTTCGTTTGCAGAATTGCTACGTCTAGTGGCGATGATTGACGGTATCGATCGTATTCGCTTCACCACAAGTCACCCACTTGAGTTTACTGATGACATCATCGCAGTATATGAAGACACGCCAGAGCTAGTGAGCTTCCTGCACCTACCAGTGCAAAGTGGTAGTGACCGTATTCTTACTATGATGAAGCGTCCACATACAGCTATCGAATATAAGTCAATTATTCGTAAACTGCGTAAAGCACGTCCTGATATTCAAATCAGTTCTGACTTTATCGTGGCATTCCCAGGCGAAACTGACAAAGATTTCCAAGACACGATGAAGCTAATCAAAGATGTTGATTTCGACATGAGCTTCAGCTTTATCTTCTCTCCTCGCCCAGGTACGCCTGCTGCAGATTACCCATGTGATCTAAGCGAAGAAGTGAAAAAAGAACGTCTGTACGAGCTACAACAAACTATCAACTCACAAGCAATGCGTTACTCACGCCTAATGCTGGGTACTGAGCAACGTGTACTGGTTGAAGGTCCTTCGAAGAAGAATCTTATGGAGCTGCGTGCTCGCACTGAAAACAACCGCGTTGTAAACTTTGAAGGTAGTGCCGATCTTATCGGTCAATTCGTCGATGTTAAGATCGTAGATGTATTTGCAAACTCACTACGCGGTGAGCTAGTACGTACTGAAAAAGACATGGACCTTCGTAGCGTGATTTCGCCAATGCAAATGATGGCTAAAACCCGCCGCGAAGATGAGCTAGGTGTTGCAACTTTCACGCCTTAA
- the ybeY gene encoding rRNA maturation RNase YbeY, whose amino-acid sequence MTIELDLQLAVEDESGLPSFDEIHSWLSNAISIFQQDAEVTVRIVDEKESHQLNFEYRGKDKPTNVLSFPFEAPPGIEINLLGDLIICRQVVEQEAIEQDKPLLAHWAHMVVHGSLHLLGYDHIEDDEAEEMESLETEIMQKMGYEDPYIAEKE is encoded by the coding sequence ATGACTATCGAACTCGATCTACAACTGGCCGTCGAAGATGAAAGTGGCTTGCCTAGTTTCGATGAGATTCACTCATGGTTATCTAATGCGATTTCGATATTTCAACAAGATGCTGAAGTAACGGTACGTATTGTTGATGAGAAAGAGAGCCACCAGCTTAACTTCGAATATCGCGGTAAAGACAAGCCAACCAATGTACTTTCTTTCCCTTTCGAAGCGCCTCCTGGTATCGAAATCAATCTGCTTGGTGATTTAATCATCTGTCGCCAAGTTGTTGAACAAGAAGCAATTGAGCAAGATAAGCCTTTGTTGGCACATTGGGCTCATATGGTTGTACATGGCAGCCTGCATCTGCTAGGTTATGATCATATCGAAGACGACGAAGCTGAAGAGATGGAGTCGCTCGAGACTGAAATTATGCAAAAAATGGGGTATGAAGACCCATACATTGCAGAGAAAGAGTAA
- the leuS gene encoding leucine--tRNA ligase, with amino-acid sequence MQEQYNPQDIEQKVQQHWDNNKTFVVSEDPNKEKFYCLSMFPYPSGRLHMGHVRNYTIGDVVSRFQRLQGKNVMQPIGWDAFGLPAENAAVKNNTAPAPWTYENIEYMKNQLKLLGFGYDWNREFATCTPEYYRWEQEFFTKLYEKGLVYKKTSSVNWCPNDQTVLANEQVEDGCCWRCDTPVEQKEIPQWFIKITEYAQELLDDLDKLEGWPEMVKTMQRNWIGRSEGVELKFEVQGQQDLEVYTTRPDTLMGVTYVGIAAGHPLATLAAENNPELAKFIDECKNTKVAEAELATMEKKGMATGLTAIHPLNGREVPIYVANFVLMDYGTGAVMAVPAHDQRDFEFATKYGLDIIPVIKPVDGSELDVSEAAYTEKGVLFDSGEFDGLEFQAAFDAIAAKLESEGKGTKTVNFRLRDWGVSRQRYWGAPIPMVTTEDGQVHPVPADQLPVILPEDVVMDGVTSPIKADKEWAKTTFNGEPALRETDTFDTFMESSWYYARYCSPQADDILDPEKANYWLPVDQYIGGIEHACMHLLYSRFFHKLLRDAGYVTSDEPFKQLLCQGMVLADAFFYTNEKGGKEWVAPTEVKVERDGKGRITSAVDSEGRDVEHSGMIKMSKSKNNGIDPQEMVDKYGADTVRLFMMFASPADMTLEWQESGVEGANRFLKRVWKLVKEHTTKGAAETVDAAALSGEQKALRRDVHKTIAKVSDDIARRQTFNTAIAAIMELMNKLAKAPQESVQDRAILDEALKAVVAMLYPITPHISYELWVALGESDIDNAVWPTFDEKALVEDEKTVVVQVNGKLRAKLTVAADATKEQVEELGLNDENVTKFTDGLTIRKVIYVPGKLLNIVAN; translated from the coding sequence ATGCAAGAGCAATATAACCCACAAGATATTGAACAGAAGGTTCAACAGCACTGGGACAACAACAAGACCTTTGTTGTAAGTGAAGACCCAAACAAAGAAAAATTCTACTGTTTATCAATGTTCCCATACCCAAGTGGCCGACTGCACATGGGTCACGTGCGTAACTACACCATCGGTGATGTGGTATCTCGTTTCCAACGTCTACAAGGCAAAAACGTAATGCAACCTATCGGTTGGGATGCATTCGGTCTTCCAGCGGAAAACGCAGCAGTAAAAAACAACACTGCCCCTGCGCCTTGGACATACGAAAACATCGAATACATGAAAAACCAGCTTAAGCTGCTAGGTTTTGGCTACGACTGGAATCGTGAATTCGCAACTTGTACACCTGAATACTACCGCTGGGAACAAGAGTTCTTCACTAAGCTGTACGAAAAAGGTCTGGTTTACAAAAAGACTTCTTCTGTTAACTGGTGTCCAAATGACCAAACTGTTCTTGCTAACGAACAGGTGGAAGATGGTTGCTGCTGGCGTTGTGACACTCCGGTAGAACAAAAAGAAATCCCACAGTGGTTTATTAAGATCACTGAATACGCTCAAGAGCTACTTGACGATCTAGACAAGCTCGAAGGCTGGCCAGAGATGGTTAAAACCATGCAGCGCAACTGGATTGGTCGATCTGAAGGTGTTGAGCTTAAGTTTGAAGTTCAAGGTCAACAAGACCTTGAAGTGTACACAACGCGCCCTGACACGCTAATGGGTGTAACTTACGTCGGTATCGCAGCAGGTCACCCTCTAGCAACGCTAGCGGCTGAGAATAACCCAGAGCTAGCGAAATTTATCGACGAGTGTAAAAACACTAAAGTGGCAGAAGCCGAGCTTGCGACAATGGAGAAAAAAGGTATGGCGACTGGCCTTACTGCAATTCATCCATTAAACGGTCGTGAAGTGCCAATCTACGTTGCTAACTTTGTACTGATGGATTACGGCACAGGTGCGGTAATGGCGGTTCCTGCTCACGACCAACGTGACTTTGAATTCGCAACCAAATACGGCCTAGACATCATTCCAGTAATCAAGCCAGTTGATGGTAGCGAGCTTGATGTTTCTGAAGCGGCATACACTGAGAAAGGTGTACTGTTCGATTCAGGCGAATTCGATGGCCTTGAATTCCAAGCAGCATTCGATGCAATTGCAGCAAAACTAGAATCTGAAGGCAAAGGCACTAAGACGGTTAACTTCCGTCTACGTGACTGGGGCGTATCTCGTCAACGTTACTGGGGCGCACCAATCCCAATGGTAACCACTGAAGACGGTCAAGTTCACCCTGTACCAGCAGACCAACTACCAGTGATTCTTCCAGAAGACGTGGTAATGGATGGCGTAACGAGCCCAATCAAAGCAGACAAAGAATGGGCGAAGACCACATTCAACGGCGAACCAGCACTACGTGAAACTGACACCTTCGATACCTTTATGGAATCATCTTGGTACTACGCACGTTACTGTTCACCACAAGCTGATGACATTCTAGATCCAGAAAAAGCGAACTACTGGCTACCAGTAGACCAGTACATCGGTGGTATCGAGCACGCTTGTATGCACCTATTGTACTCACGCTTCTTCCACAAACTACTGCGTGATGCTGGTTACGTAACGTCTGATGAACCGTTCAAACAGCTACTATGCCAAGGCATGGTACTAGCAGATGCATTCTTCTACACCAATGAAAAAGGTGGTAAAGAATGGGTTGCTCCAACAGAAGTAAAAGTAGAGCGTGACGGTAAAGGTCGCATCACTTCAGCTGTTGATAGCGAAGGTCGTGACGTTGAGCACTCAGGCATGATCAAAATGTCTAAGTCTAAAAACAACGGTATTGACCCACAAGAGATGGTAGATAAGTACGGTGCTGACACGGTACGTCTATTTATGATGTTTGCCTCACCAGCAGACATGACGCTTGAGTGGCAAGAATCTGGCGTTGAAGGTGCTAACCGCTTCCTAAAACGTGTTTGGAAACTAGTGAAAGAGCACACTACAAAAGGCGCAGCAGAAACGGTTGATGCAGCAGCACTGTCTGGTGAGCAAAAAGCACTACGCCGTGACGTACACAAAACTATCGCTAAAGTGAGCGATGACATTGCGCGTCGTCAAACGTTCAACACAGCCATCGCAGCGATCATGGAACTGATGAACAAGCTAGCGAAAGCGCCACAAGAATCCGTACAAGATCGTGCCATTCTTGATGAAGCGCTAAAAGCAGTCGTGGCGATGCTATATCCTATCACTCCGCATATCTCTTACGAGCTATGGGTTGCACTGGGTGAATCAGACATCGATAACGCGGTATGGCCAACGTTTGATGAAAAAGCACTCGTTGAAGACGAAAAAACCGTTGTTGTTCAAGTGAACGGTAAACTTCGTGCGAAACTAACGGTTGCGGCAGATGCAACCAAAGAGCAAGTGGAAGAGCTTGGTCTAAACGATGAAAACGTGACTAAATTCACTGATGGCTTAACCATCCGCAAAGTGATTTATGTACCGGGTAAACTACTAAACATCGTTGCGAACTAA
- a CDS encoding 2-octaprenyl-3-methyl-6-methoxy-1,4-benzoquinol hydroxylase, translated as MNRFEIAVIGGGMVGAAVALGFAKQGRQVVMVEGQQPMPYSAEQPMDIRVSAISHHSVQILEELGAWHAIQAMRVCPYRRLETWEHPECRTRFHSDELGLEQLGYIVENRLIQLGLWQQFKQYPNLSVICPDSLASIEFGQDVQITLTSGATLNAEWIVGADGANSFVRQQAGIGITAWDYRQHCMLINVETELEQQDITWQQFNSTGPRSFLPLCGQQGSLVWYDSPKRIKQLCNMSKAQLRDEVLAHFPQELGDVQVLQFGSFPLTRRHAQQYVKNRCILVGDSAHTINPLAGQGVNLGFKDVDALLKATAGELLSDERLAKYERERRGDNLLMQTGMDVFYIGFSNDIAPLKLLRNAALKLADKTGPVKQQVLKYALGL; from the coding sequence ATGAACAGATTTGAAATTGCAGTAATCGGCGGCGGCATGGTTGGAGCTGCGGTCGCCCTTGGTTTTGCCAAGCAAGGACGCCAAGTGGTGATGGTGGAAGGGCAACAGCCAATGCCATATTCAGCAGAACAACCCATGGATATTCGCGTATCAGCGATTTCTCATCATTCGGTGCAGATTCTCGAAGAGTTGGGCGCTTGGCATGCAATTCAAGCGATGCGTGTTTGTCCTTATCGCCGTTTGGAAACTTGGGAGCACCCTGAGTGTCGGACTCGTTTTCATTCCGATGAATTAGGATTGGAACAACTTGGCTATATCGTCGAAAACCGCCTGATTCAACTTGGTTTGTGGCAACAGTTTAAGCAATACCCGAACTTGAGCGTGATCTGTCCAGATTCATTAGCATCAATTGAATTTGGTCAAGACGTACAGATTACATTGACTTCGGGCGCGACACTCAACGCAGAGTGGATTGTGGGCGCTGACGGTGCCAACTCTTTTGTTCGTCAGCAAGCAGGGATTGGTATTACCGCTTGGGATTATCGCCAGCACTGTATGCTTATCAATGTAGAAACCGAGTTGGAACAACAAGATATTACTTGGCAACAATTTAACTCAACCGGTCCTCGTTCATTTTTACCTCTATGTGGACAGCAAGGGTCATTGGTTTGGTACGACTCGCCTAAACGCATTAAACAGTTGTGTAATATGAGTAAAGCCCAACTGCGAGATGAAGTATTGGCGCACTTTCCACAAGAACTCGGTGATGTTCAAGTTTTGCAATTTGGTTCGTTTCCACTTACGCGCCGTCATGCACAGCAATATGTGAAAAATCGATGCATTCTGGTTGGCGATTCCGCTCATACCATTAACCCATTAGCGGGGCAGGGTGTGAATCTCGGTTTTAAAGATGTGGATGCATTATTGAAGGCAACGGCAGGGGAACTGTTGAGTGATGAACGTTTAGCTAAATATGAGCGTGAGCGTCGTGGTGATAATTTACTGATGCAAACGGGGATGGATGTCTTTTATATCGGGTTTAGCAATGATATCGCACCACTCAAACTGTTGCGTAACGCAGCGCTAAAATTGGCCGATAAAACCGGACCTGTAAAACAACAAGTGTTGAAATATGCTCTGGGCTTATAA
- a CDS encoding PhoH family protein — protein sequence MSNKIVTLEIDLEPADNRRLASLCGPFDDNIKHLERRLGVEISYRGNFFTIVGKPHTAAAALEIIKTLYVNTAPVRGNIPDVEPEEIHLAIKETGVLEQDFESSIEHGKEVFVKTKKGVIKPRTPNQAQYLVNMVTHDISFGIGPAGTGKTYLAVAAAVDALERQEIRRILLTRPAVEAGEKLGFLPGDLSQKVDPYLRPLYDALFEMLGFERVEKLIERNVIEVAPLAYMRGRTLNDAFIILDESQNTTVEQMKMFLTRIGFNSRAVITGDVTQIDLPRGAKSGLRHAIEVLNEVEEISFNFFLADDVVRHPVVARIVNAYEKWEAQDQKERKEFEKRRREEREAKLLEAQKTELIQSAPENKE from the coding sequence TTGAGCAATAAAATCGTAACTCTAGAAATCGATCTAGAACCTGCCGATAACCGCCGTCTAGCCAGTTTGTGCGGTCCTTTTGACGACAATATCAAGCATTTAGAACGCCGCCTTGGCGTTGAAATCAGCTACCGTGGCAACTTTTTCACGATTGTGGGCAAACCTCACACCGCTGCTGCTGCACTAGAAATCATTAAAACGCTTTACGTTAATACCGCCCCTGTTCGTGGCAACATTCCAGATGTTGAGCCAGAAGAGATCCATCTAGCGATCAAAGAAACTGGCGTATTAGAGCAAGATTTCGAATCAAGCATCGAGCACGGCAAAGAAGTCTTTGTTAAGACGAAAAAAGGTGTCATCAAACCGCGCACACCAAATCAAGCGCAATACCTAGTCAACATGGTCACTCACGACATTAGCTTTGGTATTGGCCCTGCTGGTACGGGTAAAACTTACCTTGCTGTTGCTGCAGCGGTAGATGCGCTAGAGCGTCAAGAAATCCGCCGTATTCTACTGACTCGTCCTGCGGTAGAAGCGGGTGAGAAGCTTGGATTTTTACCAGGCGACCTGAGTCAAAAAGTCGATCCATACCTACGCCCACTTTACGATGCGCTATTTGAAATGCTCGGTTTCGAACGCGTAGAAAAGCTGATTGAGCGCAACGTAATTGAAGTGGCTCCACTAGCTTACATGCGTGGTCGCACGTTAAATGATGCGTTTATCATCCTTGATGAGAGCCAAAACACCACCGTGGAACAAATGAAGATGTTCCTCACTCGTATCGGTTTTAACTCGCGTGCTGTGATTACTGGTGACGTGACCCAGATTGACTTACCACGTGGCGCGAAATCTGGTCTGCGTCATGCAATTGAAGTATTGAACGAAGTTGAAGAAATTAGCTTTAACTTCTTCCTAGCAGACGACGTTGTCCGCCACCCAGTAGTAGCGCGTATTGTTAACGCTTATGAAAAGTGGGAAGCGCAAGACCAAAAAGAGCGCAAAGAGTTTGAAAAGCGTCGCCGCGAAGAACGCGAAGCCAAACTATTAGAAGCACAAAAAACTGAGCTAATCCAATCAGCTCCGGAGAATAAAGAGTAA